DNA sequence from the Juglans microcarpa x Juglans regia isolate MS1-56 chromosome 5S, Jm3101_v1.0, whole genome shotgun sequence genome:
GTCTTAATCATTCTATCTTAAACAACAGAtctctagatctctctctctatatattttttctacaacccaattgaagaagaaatcatGGGGTGTGGAAGAAATTCTCACAGAACCCTGAAAATCTGCTGTGGTGTCACTACCATTTTCCTCATCACTGTCATAGTGGTGGCAGTTGTCTTGTTCTTCACCGTTTTAAAGCCTAAAGACCCCAAAATAATAGCTCAGCCTGTTGGCCTGGAAAACTTTAAACTACAAGTACTGCCAGTTTTCGGGCTAAACGTCACATTAGGGATATTGGTCACGGTTGATAATCGTAACTATGGAAGCTTTAAGCACGAGGCAAGCACTGCTTATGTGAGTTATCGTGGGAATGTCGTGGCTGAAACTCCGATAGAAGAGGACACAATTCCTGCTCGTCAGAAGCACAATATAAGCACATCCGTGGAAATCACTGCAGATAAGTTATTAACAAATCTTGATTTTTGGTCTGACTTTGCTATTGGGATCCTGAATTTTACTTCGGCAACTACCCTGCATGGGAAGGCCAGCCTATTGAAGCTGTTCAAGACGAAAGTTACCAGTTATACCACCTGTGACATCTCTATCTTCATTCAAACCAAGAGAGCTGATTCTGTTTGCAAATCGAGGGTCAAGCTATAAACCTTCGTATATTGGACCCGGCCTGTTTGGGTagtattctaataaaaatatgcaTGAAATCTGTAATCCAATTGCTCATGATATGTTGAATTTTGAACGTTATTTGTTTAATTActacaaattattaaaataagattCATTAATCTGCAGAAAAGTTACAACCCTGCAGATAGATATTAATTGGCCTATTATATATTCAATCGTATTCGTAGTTCAGAAAAAGATTCAATCATGTTTATCTATCTTGCatgcctttttcttttaatgctgccatgcatgcatgatctcCATGTATTTTCCTGGTGCATATTGTTTTATCGTGCATCTGCGAAGACAAAACTCCGAGACTCCTTTCTTATTTTGTAACATATTTAAGAGCAAGCAAGATACCCATGCACAAAATTGAGATACAAATTAGAGAAAGCTAGTACGGCCTCAACCGATGTCCTTGAAACTAGCCCCATGATATATAGCAATTAAATCCTTCGTGAAAGCACGTACGGGCCACAGGGATTCTAGCTGGGCAAGCAAaggatgcatgcatgtataagATGGATCGCTGGCGAGCTGTTATACTGATGAAATATCTGCAAATTCTTTCCCCAGTCCAAACAACACGTACAAGTTGCTGCTAGGGCTGATCAAAGTCTGTCATTTATTTATGAAGACCGAGGCGcgagataaaaatattgttgatCATCAACTaccatattaattattatagaaGCTGTAACAATATTCGGGGCATCATATCAACGGTCATCCCTGCACATGATGACCAGTGCACAGTGATGAAGATAActttatttatagaattcatGCAAAGTGTTTTCCTGTTCGCTGTGACGGGGTGGTTTGGCAAACAAAGAGCATTCTCATCACATGTCCTATTTCACAGTTATTCCAAAATTATAGagaattatttaagaaaaagcTGAAAAACCATCTCTCACCTCATtctttattttaggattttgatTTAAGAGATAACTATAGTTCTCTAAATATAAGAAATCACCATTCATCCCCTAAATCAccatttatcaatattttattataataaataaaataaatcattcttccaatcatctacactttctctcatactcatatgtattatagttttaaataataattttaaaaataatttaaataattactaaaacataaaaaaattaattttaaaaatattatcatacccataaaaaaaatttaaaattttgtttaaaatattcactagagtaacagatcaaaacataagaaaaaatattgagtagttaagtttgtaaatggagagagaaaaaattaataaagaaagaatagaagaatattattttaatagaatagataaatgatagggaatgagatgtacaagattttt
Encoded proteins:
- the LOC121267035 gene encoding uncharacterized protein LOC121267035 — translated: MGCGRNSHRTLKICCGVTTIFLITVIVVAVVLFFTVLKPKDPKIIAQPVGLENFKLQVLPVFGLNVTLGILVTVDNRNYGSFKHEASTAYVSYRGNVVAETPIEEDTIPARQKHNISTSVEITADKLLTNLDFWSDFAIGILNFTSATTLHGKASLLKLFKTKVTSYTTCDISIFIQTKRADSVCKSRVKL